From Aricia agestis chromosome 11, ilAriAges1.1, whole genome shotgun sequence, a single genomic window includes:
- the LOC121731618 gene encoding nuclear pore complex protein Nup154, translated as MSSIVNSERALQPDATKMQLDCLELAGCTLDRYINSDNSRPSFLEITGIAAQGTATCSGLNAGDYKNLAALLNHPSLSQLKILNKVPLPPEIMEHFAHVQCHCLMGVFPEISRVWLAIDSNIYVWAFEHGTDVAYFDGLGETIVSVGLVKPKTGVFQNFVKYLLVLTTTVEIVVLGVTFSNSKQDSSEEMEEIHLVPEPVFVLPTDGVSMLCVKSTSKGRIFMGGKDGCLYEITYQAQLGWFGKHCKKINHSNSALSFLVPSFLNAALYDEDPIVKIEVDNTRHILYTLSEKGCIEVFDLGSDGEGLSKVVRLTQGKIVSLAVDIVKTLEPTNFRPVIAISAVDEAESDHLNLVAVTQTGARLYFSAGSVDVNQGGPQRPQYLTLLHVRLPPGFTPNSSVLKPKQVHSAAYENGSLVMVCSAGGGDAEALWCLSRVLPGAGFSEAHTVLALDGPAWALTALPPKHSSHLSPALLAKREVWSCGRWAVVSAWGAALLSAGAAPDLLRSLLRDCRGPEAQPVKDMFQLQGVEQACACALYLACEEPTSGEPSIGEWAARAFFLYGSQVAPAPVYPPSQMPSAIASPKFSPRQMSTPMTRPQDQMRQAQMNQSFNQTQMNQSVGLASPNSVPQSPYQNMMSPGIFNQSSFVGNVTQQPQNGFPVQAEYSAKHNGMYIYVGKILAPIWNLKCVSKSQTPDNKEFMTSKVTGEDCAYIVKKLQRVANFLQRVAAPPHSEENASIHALKLYINMAIEMLSLWKVLCEHQFHVIAASLPPEQQSALQAASFRELFLGGQEVACLLLGSLVAGYLKDNASVDGISQKLRQLCPTLYRQEDATCSKANELLIFAKQQKNPAEREEMLSQALKLCKDVAPNVNLPLVCSKLLSAGYYSGVVELCVTCASKLDPQDKALYYYKSDQPAQDREGQLAYYRRMEIYREVCGALERLYERSAEASDGSPARARAPANCDALHTLSPADAQYQGKKLVWDCLSRNDELLHVAVYEWLISKNLGSELISGTSGAPPPTLRTYLAAAARAAPAPAALQLLDLLWKVLERAGDHLAAAHVLEGLATKPGTGATLAQRMSWVCAGVVCVRGRGAAGGAELVRRLEEAAEVARVQAAVRAALRSAPCAPPPHQLQRLDDELLDITQLYEEYADRYNLWECKLAIVQCSGHNDALLVENIWSNILAEAEANARNLPTPDERLASVLSKLTTLGREYVNTGHCFPLYFIVRQLEIMSCKLQADKSLVFKAILNIGVSFEQVLDIYIKLVSVNERVWLGCGDESHVCGAAVCVLQAARTLLPPLAPAARRRARARCKDLHEAALSALQSRPNTQQLIDKLTVAQSYLDRMD; from the exons ATGTCAAGTATTGTGAATTCTGAAAGGGCGCTACAGCCTGATGCTACAAAGATGCAGTTAGATTGCCTAGAACTCGCCGGGTGCACCCTGGACCGATACATAAACTCGGACAATTCCCGCCCATCGTTTTTGGAG ATAACCGGTATAGCTGCCCAAGGGACTGCAACATGCAGTGGTCTAAACGCCGGCGACTACAAAAACTTAGCTGCTCTATTAAATCACCCGTCCTTGTCGCAGTTAAAAATACTAAACAAAGTGCCGCTTCCACCAGAAATCATGGAGCATTTTGCTC ATGTACAATGTCACTGCTTGATGGGAGTTTTCCCAGAAATAAGCAGAGTATGGCTAGCAATCGACAGCAACATTTATGTGTGGGCGTTTGAACATGGAACTGATGTTGCTTATTTTGATGGTTTGGGTGAAACAATTGTTAGCGTCGGACTAGTGAAACCCAAGACTGGCGTATtccaaaactttgtaaaataccTCTTAGTACTTACTACTACTGTAGAAATTGTAGTTTTAG GTGTCACATTCTCAAACAGTAAGCAGGATAGTTCAGAAGAAATGGAAGAAATTCATCTTGTGCCGGAGCCAGTGTTTGTTCTGCCCACAGATGGTGTGTCAATGTTATGTGTGAAATCCACAAGCAAGGGCAGAATATTCATGGGCGGCAAAGATGGATGTCTTTATGAAATAACATACCAG GCTCAACTAGGGTGGTTTGGCAAACATTGTAAGAAAATTAACCACTCAAACAGTGCTTTATCATTTCTGGTGCCTTCCTTTCTGAATGCTGCCCTGTATGACGAAGATCCCATAGTGAAAATAGAAGTAGACAACACACGTCACATTCTGTACACTTTGAGTGAAAAGGGATGCATTGAAGTTTTTGATTTAGGCAGTGACGGAGAAGGTTTGAGTAAAGTTGTGAGACTTACACAAGGAAAAATTGTGTCACTAGCAGTAGACATTGTAAA AACTTTGGAACCCACTAACTTCAGACCAGTCATAGCAATATCGGCAGTGGACGAAGCAGAATCGGATCATTTAAATTTAGTAGCAGTTACACAGACAGGCGCTAGACTGTATTTCAGTGCTGGAAGTGTAGA TGTAAATCAGGGTGGACCACAGCGGCCCCAGTACCTCACACTTCTACATGTGCGCCTCCCACCTGGCTTCACACCCAACTCCTCTGTTCTCAAACCCAAACAAGTACACAGCGCTGCATATGAAAACG gctCTTTAGTGATGGTGTGTTCTGCCGGCGGCGGCGACGCGGAGGCTCTGTGGTGTTTATCGCGCGTGCTGCCGGGCGCGGGCTTCAGCGAGGCGCACACGGTACTGGCGCTGGACGGACCCGCGTGGGCGCTTACAGCACTGCCGCCGAAACACTCCTCGCACCTGTCCCCGGCGCTGTTGGCGAAGAGAG AGGTGTGGTCGTGCGGGCGGTGGGCGGTGGTGAGCGCGTGGGGCGCGGCGCTGCTGTCAGCAGGCGCGGCGCCGGACCTGCTGCGCTCGCTGCTGCGCGACTGCCGCGGACCTGAGGCGCAGCCGGTCAAGGATATGTTCCAG TTGCAAGGCGTGGAGCAGGCGTGCGCGTGCGCGTTGTACCTGGCGTGCGAGGAGCCCACCAGCGGGGAGCCGTCAATCGGCGAGTGGGCGGCGCGCGCGTTCTTCCTGTACGGCAGCCAGGTCGCGCCCGCGCCCGTGTACCCGCCCTCGCAGATGCCGTCCGCGATTG CCTCACCAAAATTCTCGCCGCGTCAGATGTCAACTCCGATGACGAGACCGCAGGATCAAATGCGGCAGGCACAGATGAACCAATCTTTCAATCAAACTCAAATGAACCAGTCCGTCGGCCTGGCCAGTCCCAACTCTGTACCTCAGTCACCCTATCAGAATATGATGAGTCCAGGGATATTCAACCAGTCGTCGTTTGTGGGGAATGTCACTCAACAGCCTCAAAACGGATTCCCCGTGCAGGCAGAATACAGCGCCAAACACAACGGCATGTATATATACGTGGGCAAGATTCTGGCTCCGATATGGAACTTGAAGTGTGTATCGAAATCGCAGACGCCGGATAACAAGGAGTTT atgACAAGCAAAGTGACTGGTGAAGATTGTGCATACATCGTGAAGAAGTTACAGCGTGTAGCTAACTTCCTGCAGAGAGTCGCCGCTCCACCGCACTCCGAGGAGAACGCCTCGATACATGCGCTAAAACTTTACATAA ATATGGCAATTGAGATGCTAAGCTTGTGGAAAGTCCTTTGCGAACACCAGTTCCATGTTATAGCGGCAAGTTTACCACCCGAACAACAGAGTGCATTGCAAGCTGCTAGCTTTAG GGAGCTGTTCTTGGGTGGTCAGGAGGTTGCTTGTTTGCTTCTCGGTTCTCTAGTAGCTGGCTACTTGAAAGACAATGCGTCAGTCGATGGCATTTCTCAAAAACTTAGACAGCTCTGTCCCACGCTTTATAGACAAGAAGATGCTACATGCTCAAAA GCAAATGAACTACTGATTTTtgcaaaacaacaaaaaaatccaGCTGAAAGAGAGGAAATGCTTAGTCAAGCCTTAAAACTTTGCAAG GATGTAGCGCCAAACGTCAATCTTCCTCTAGTCTGCTCCAAGCTTTTGTCAGCGGGGTATTACTCTGGTGTGGTAGAGCTGTGTGTCACCTGTGCCAGTAAACTGGACCCGCAAGACAAGGCGTTGTACTACTACAAGAGCGATCAGCCGGCGCAAGATAGAGAGGGACAGCTGGCGTATTACAGACG aatgGAGATATATCGCGAAGTTTGCGGCGCTTTAGAGCGGCTGTACGAGCGCAGTGCGGAGGCCAGCGATGGCTCGCCCGCACGAGCGCGCGCGCCCGCAAACTGCGACGCACTGCATACGCTCTCGCCCGCTGATGCGCAATATCAG GGCAAGAAACTAGTTTGGGATTGTCTATCTAGGAACGATGAATTGCTGCACGTGGCTGTTTACGAGTGGCTCATATCGAAGAATTTGGGTTCGG AGCTGATATCGGGTACGTCGGGTGCACCACCGCCGACGCTGCGTACGTACTTGGCGGCGGCAGCGCGTGCGGCGCCAGCACCGGCCGCGCTACAGCTGTTGGATTTGCTGTGGAAGGTTCTGGAGAGAGCAGGAGACCACCTCGCCGCCGCTCATGTGCTCGAGGGACTCGCTACCAAACCTGG TACGGGTGCGACGCTCGCGCAGCGTATGTCGTGGGTGTGTGCGGGCGTGGTGTGCGTgcgggggcggggcgcggcgggcggggcGGAGCTAGTGCGGCGGCTGGAGGAGGCGGCGGAGGTGGCGCGAGTACAGGCGGCTGTACGAGCGGCGCTGCGCAGTGCCCCTTGCGCGCCCCCGCCACATCAGCTGCAGCGGTTGGATGATGAGCTGCTGGATATTACCCAG CTGTACGAAGAGTATGCGGACCGCTACAATCTGTGGGAGTGTAAGCTCGCCATAGTCCAGTGTTCGGGCCACAACGACGCTCTGCTAGTGGAGAACATATGGAGCAACATCCTGGCCGAGGCAGAGGCGAACGCCCGCAATCTCCCCACGCCTGACGAGCGGCTGGCGTCCGTGCTCAGCAAACTGACTACATTAGGCAGAGAATACGTCAACACTGGCCACTGTTTCCCACTTT ATTTTATAGTCCGTCAATTAGAAATAATGAGCTGTAAGCTGCAGGCAGATAAAAGTTTGGTGTTCAAGGCGATTCTGAATATTGGAGTTTCGTTTGAACAAGTTTTAGACATTTATATAAA aCTGGTGAGCGTGAACGAGCGCGTGTGGCTGGGTTGCGGCGACGAGTCGCACGTGTGCGGCGCCGCGGTGTGCGTGCTGCAGGCGGCGCGCACGTTGCTCCCGCCCCTCGCGCCCGCCGCCCGGCGCCGCGCGCGCGCTAGGTGCAAGGACCTGCACGAAGCCGCGCTCTCCGCACTACAG agtCGTCCGAACACACAACAACTTATAGACAAATTAACAGTTGCCCAGTCATACTTGGATCGTATGGATTGA
- the LOC121731622 gene encoding allantoinase-like, translated as MRRLCILGIILILAAAITCRGLLKKDRKRRLFLSRHVVTETTEFDGGVLVDAEGVIEGVLSRAIIDDVLSEEHSLEIIDGGDLALMAGAIDSHVHVNEPGRTSWEGYVTATRAAAVGGFTTIVDMPLNSIPPTTTLKNFRTKAFAAREEVYVDVAFWGGVIPDNEPELQQLMEAGVVGFKGFLIDSGVSEFPNVMPDELEKVFNVLNGTDTVLAFHAEKALNNSESCSCKDPTLYSTYLDTHPPEMELDAVSLVASYIPYYDVHVHIVHVSAEGVIPILEAARAKRIAANSKRWRGGVTAETCHHYLSLSSEQIPPGHTEYKCAPPIRNITNKNKLWQYIKERRIDLIASDHSPTVVENKTPNFLTAWGGVSSVQFGLSLFWTEARARGYNLSTVSHFLSSGPAHLAGLQDKKGAIKPGLDADLIYFDPNASFIVTPEIIVYKNKLSPYMNRVLTGKVIHTYLRGQLIYSNGELVEQPAGKLLVNETVLFGF; from the exons ATGAGACGGCTCTGTATATTaggaataatattaattttgg CAGCTGCAATAACATGTAGAGGGTTACTGAAGAAAGACAGGAAGAGGCGGCTGTTCCTCAGTCGTCATGTGGTCACTGAGACCACGGAGTTCGATGGAGGAGTGTTGGTGGACGCCGAGGGTGTCATAGAGGGTGTCCTGTCCAGGGCCATCATTGATGATGTACTGAGTGAAGAACATTCGCTGGAG ATTATCGATGGTGGAGACCTAGCTCTGATGGCTGGCGCGATAGACTCGCACGTGCACGTCAACGAGCCGGGCCGCACCTCATGGGAGGGATACGTCACCGCCACCAGGGCAGCGGCGGTCGGCGGGTTCACCACCATCGTCGATATGCCACT GAACTCTATACCGCCAACAACGACGCTGAAGAACTTTAGGACCAAGGCATTTGCTGCCAGAGAGGAGGTGTATGTAGATGTCGCCTTCTGGGGCGGTGTTATTCCTGACAAtgag CCTGAGCTGCAGCAGCTAATGGAGGCGGGAGTGGTCGGCTTCAAAGGGTTTCTGATCGACAGCGGAGTTTCCGAGTTCCCCAACGTGATGCCAGATGAATTGGAGAAGGTGTTCAACGTATTGAACGGTACCGACACTGTTTTAGCG TTTCATGCTGAGAAAGCCTTGAACAATTCCGAATCCTGTAGTTGCAAAG ACCCAACTCTGTACAGCACATACCTGGACACTCATCCCCCGGAAATGGAGTTGGATGCGGTCTCGCTAGTGGCCAGCTATATCCCGTACTACGA TGTCCACGTCCACATAGTGCACGTGTCCGCTGAGGGCGTCATTCCTATTCTCGAAGCAGCTCGGGCTAAGCGGATCGCAGCCAACTCCAAGCGCTGGCGAGGCGGCGTCACCGCGGAGACCTGCCACCACTACCTCTCGCTGAGCTCGGAGCAGATCCCGCCTGGACACACAGAGTACAAATGCGCTCCACCGATTAGGAACATCACTAACAAG aaTAAACTCTGGCAGTACATAAAGGAAAGAAGGATAGACCTCATAGCATCTGACCACTCACCGACTGTGGTAGAAAACAAGACACCGAACTTCCTCACTGCCTGGGGCGGTGTTTCTTCAGTACAATTTG GGTTGTCTCTATTCTGGACCGAAGCGCGGGCTAGGGGCTACAATCTGAGCACAGTCAGCCACTTCCTATCATCGGGTCCGGCACACCTCGCCGGCTTGCAAGACAAGAAGGGAGCTATAAAACCCGGCCTTGACGCCGATCTCATTTACTTTGATCCGAATGCTTCATTTATTGTCACGCCTGAAATCATCGTGTACAAAAACAAG TTAAGCCCATACATGAACAGGGTTTTAACAGGTAAAGTCATTCACACGTACCTGAGGGGGCAGCTGATATACTCAAACGGAGAATTGGTAGAGCAACCAGCTGGAAAGCTACTAGTCAACGAAACAGTATTATTTGGATTTTAG